Proteins from one Larimichthys crocea isolate SSNF chromosome XX, L_crocea_2.0, whole genome shotgun sequence genomic window:
- the adipor2 gene encoding adiponectin receptor protein 2 — protein MSPLSGQFGLIRIWSTPSIHQVFCLWRSVQRFKLDGGETSGAEGPAFVLRHRTSNLVEHTTDSTPTDPVSSREKRDTPTSGPSTSHLSASECPSHNGCVPDCDDDRRINEEDDRGREGKEEKERKEEEDEKSSDEGFMGMTPLLQAHHAMERMEEFVHKVWEGRWRVIPHDVLPDWLKDNDFLLHGHRPPMPSFRACFKSIFRIHTETGNIWTHLLGCLFFLFLGLMYMFRPNMSFVAPVQEKVVIGMFFLGAILCLSFSWLFHTVYCHSEGVSRVFSKLDYSGIAFLIMGSFVPWLYYSFYCSPQPCFIYLLVVCVLGLSAITVSQCDFFATPQYRGVRAGVFVGLGLSGVVPTLHFVISEGLIKATTMGQMGWLLLMATLYITGACLYAARIPERFFPGKCDIWFHSHQLFHILVVAGAFVHFHGVSNLQEFRYTAGAGCADDGTL, from the exons ATGTCTCCACTGTCTGGGCA GTTTGGTCTCATCCGGATCTGGTCAACTCCATCAATCCATCAAGTCTTCTGTCTGTGGAGGTCGGTCCAGCGTTTCAAGCTGGACGGAGGAGAGACGAGCGGGGCCGAAGGCCCGGCCTTCGTGCTGCGCCACAGAACTTCAAACCTTGTCGAACACACGACAGATAGCACGCCTACAGATCCCGTGAGTTCCCGGGAGAAACGAGACACGCCCACCTCAGGTCCTTCAACGAGTCACCTCAGCGCCTCAGAGTGCCCCTCACACAATGGG TGTGTCCCGGACTGCGATGACGACAGAAGAATAAACGAGGAGGacgacagagggagagaaggaaaggaggagaaggagcggaaggaggaagaggatgagaagagCAGTGATGAAGGTTTCATGGGAATGACTCCGCTCCTGCAGGCTCACCATGCcatggagaggatggaggagttCGTACACAAg GTGTGGGAGGGCAGGTGGCGCGTCATACCTCACGACGTGCTCCCCGATTGGCTGAAGGACAACGACTTCCTGCTTCACGGCCACAGGCCGCCCATGCCTTCGTTCCGCGCCTGCTTCAAGAGCATCTTCAGAATCCACACGGAGACGGGAAACATCTGGACACATCTGCTAG GAtgtttgttcttcctctttctggGTCTGATGTACATGTTCAGGCCTAACATGTCGTTCGTGGCTCCGGTCCAGGAGAAGGTGGTGATCGGGATGTTTTTCCTCGGGGCCatcctctgcctctccttctcttgGCTCTTCCACACAGTCTACTGCCACTCTGAAGGCGTCTCCAGAGTCTTCTCCAA gttGGACTACAGCGGGATCGCCTTCCTGATCATGGGATCGTTCGTCCCCTGGTTGTACTACTCCTTCTACTGCTCCCCTCAGCCCTGCTTCATCTACCTGTTAGTGGTGTGCGTGCTGGGATTGTCCGCCATCACTGTCTCGCAGTGCGACTTCTTCGCCACGCCGCAATACAGAGGAGTCAGAGCAG ggGTGTTTGTGGGTCTGGGTCTGAGCGGCGTGGTTCCCACCCTGCACTTCGTCATCAGCGAGGGTCTGATCAAAGCCACCACAATGGGTCAGATGGGCTGGCTGCTGCTCATGGCGACGCTCTACATCACCGGCGCCTGTCTGTACGCTGCTCGCATCCCTGAGAGGTTCTTCCCTGGCAAGTGTGACATCTGG TTCCACTCCCACCAGCTGTTCCACATCTTGGTGGTCGCGGGGGCTTTCGTTCATTTCCACGGCGTCTCCAACCTGCAGGAGTTTCGCTACACGGCGGGAGCGGGCTGCGCCGACGACGGcactctctaa
- the LOC104924624 gene encoding putative homeodomain transcription factor 2 isoform X3 yields MASKVKDAVVWYQKKIGAYDQQIWEKSVEQREIKFISLGLRNKPKKTGHVKPDLIDVDLVRGSAFAKAKPESPWTSLTRKGIVRVVFFPFFYRWWIQVTSRAIFLLLLALYLLQVAAAVLYVTIPQPHGIPATEVFGAIWLMLLLGTVHCQIVSTRTPKPVSSGGGKRRRKLRKASQMEVHREGDGSSTTDNTQEGAPHSHSASTTYSLGALFQDFWHDICKAGSKKSKLSIDKSTETDNGYVSLDGRVTNRSSEEGLQLHEQRSDPLNRADEEPASDEASSEEDPEASYSTLRRGVERMNSDSTLRNRKNTHHYKKHYAVEDVPKSGTSCSSRCSSLRTQDSESTRHESETEDLMWEDFLHCAECRSSCTSETEGEGGGTPVCPPAKKEYRDDPFHQGHVPWLHSSNPGLERVSAIVWEGNECKKADMSVLEISGMIMNRVNLYTPGIGYQVFGNMVAVTLGLTPFAYRLSQYCDLDQLTTLTANELLAVAMGGGCGSDASVITMVTLSFLVRVCLIWLFFFLLSVAERTYKQRLLFAKLFGHLTSARRARKSEVPHFRLKKVQNIKMWLSLRSYLKRRGPQRSVDVIVSSAFLLTLSVVFICCAQLLHVHETFLECHYNWELVIWCSSLSLFLLRFVTLGSETSKKYSNTSILLTEQINLYLKMEKKPNKKEELTLVNNVLKLATKLLKELDTPFRLYGLTMNPLLYNITQVVILSAVSGVISDLLGFNLKLWKIKS; encoded by the exons attGGCGCCTACGACCAGCAGATATGGGAGAAATCAGTGGAGCAGCGAGAAATAAAG TTTATTTCTCTG GGCTTGAGGAACAAGCCAAAGAAGACAGGACATGTCAAACCAGACCTTATAGACGTGGACTTGGTTAGAG GTTCGGCGTTCGCCAAGGCCAAACCAGAGAGTCCGTGGACGTCTCTGACCAGGAAGGGCATCGTCAGGGTCGTCTTCTTCCCGTTCTTTTACCGATGGTGGATCCAGGTCACCTCCAGAGCCATTTTCCTCTTACTGCTGGCTCTCTATCTGCTGCAAG tggcagcagcagtccTGTACGTGACCATCCCTCAGCCTCATGGGATACCGGCCACCGAGGTGTTTGGAGCCATCTGGCTCATGTTGCTTCTGGGCACCGTCCACTGTCAGATCGTCTCCACCAGGACCCCAAAACCTGTCTCCAGCGGCGGGGGGAAGAGACGCAG GAAGTTGAGGAAGGCATCTCAGATGGAGGTGCATAGGGAAGGCGACGGGTCTAGCACTACCGATAACACACAGGAGGGGGCGCCACACTCCCACTCAGCCAGCACCACATACAGCCTGGGCGCTCTCTTCCAAGATTTCTGGCATGATATCTGTAAAGCTGG ATCTAAGAAGTCGAAGCTGTCCATTGACAAGTCGACAGAGACTGACAACGGCTACGTGTCTCTGGATGGCAGGGTGACCAATCGCAGCAGTGAGGAGGGGCTCCAGCTCCACGAGCAGCGAAGCGACCCGCTGAACAGAGCTGACGAG GAGCCAGCATCTGATGAGGCGTCCAGCGAGGAGGACCCTGAAGCATCCTACAGCACCCTCCGGAGGGGAGTTGAAAGGATGAACAGTGACTCTACGCTGAGAAACCGCAAGAATACACACCACTACAAGAAACACTACGCTGtggag GATGTCCCCAAGTCCGGCACCAGCTGCAGCTCCAGATGTTCCAGCCTGAGGACTCAGGACTCGGAAAGCACTCGACATGAGTCCGAGACCGAGGACCTGATGTGGGAAGACTTCCTGCACTGTGCCGAGTGCAGATCATCCTGCACCTCAGAGACGG AGGGAGAAGGCGGAGGGACACCAGTCTGTCCTCCTGCTAAAAAGGAGTACAGAGACGACCCCTTCCATCAG GGTCATGTTCCCTGGCTGCACAGCTCCAACCCCGGTCTGGAGAGAGTGAGCGCCATCGTGTGGGAGGGAAATGAGTGCAAGAAGGCCGACATGTCCGTCCTGGAGATCAGCGGCATGATCATGAACAGA GTGAACCTCTACACTCCTGGTATCGGTTACCAGGTCTTTGGAAACATGGTCGCAGTGACGCTCGGCCTCACACCTTTTGCGTACAG GCTGTCTCAGTACTGCGACTTGGATCAGCTGACCACGCTCACAGCCAatgagctgctggctgtagcaaTGGGAGGCGGGTGTGGATCAGACGCCTCGGTCATCACCATGGTGACGCTCAGCTTCCTGGTGCGCGTCTGCCTTATAtggctcttcttcttcctgctcagCGTCGCAGAGAGGACCTACAAACAG AGGCTGCTGTTTGCCAAGCTGTTTGGTCACCTGACTTCAGCCCGCAGAGCCAGGAAGTCTGAAGTCCCTCATTTCAGACTGAAGAAAGTTCAAAACATCAAGATGTGGCTATCGCTACGCTCCTACCTCAAG AGGCGGGGTCCTCAGCGCTCAGTAGATGTGATTGTGTCGTCTGCCTTCCTGCTCACTCTGTCCGTCGTCTTCATCTGCTGCGCCCAG ctgctgcacgTCCATGAAACGTTCCTGGAGTGTCACTATAACTGGGAGCTGGTGATCTGGTGCTccagtctgtctctgttcctGCTCAGGTTCGTCACTCTGGGCTCCGAGACGAGCAAGAAGTACAGCAATACCTCCATACTGCTCACTGAACag ATCAACTTGTATctgaagatggagaagaagccAAACAAGAAAGAGGAACTGACACTGGTCAACAACGTCTTAAAACTGGCTACCAAACTACTCAAG GAGCTGGACACTCCTTTCAGGTTGTATGGTTTGACTATGAACCCTCTGCTCTACAACATCACCCAGGTGGTCATCCTGTCTGCGGTGTCGGGAGTCATATCTGACCTATTAGGGTTTAACCTGAAG CTGTGGAAGATCAAATCGTGA
- the LOC104924624 gene encoding putative homeodomain transcription factor 2 isoform X4: MASKVKDAVVWYQKKIGAYDQQIWEKSVEQREIKFISLGLRNKPKKTGHVKPDLIDVDLVRGSAFAKAKPESPWTSLTRKGIVRVVFFPFFYRWWIQVTSRAIFLLLLALYLLQVAAAVLYVTIPQPHGIPATEVFGAIWLMLLLGTVHCQIVSTRTPKPVSSGGGKRRRSKKSKLSIDKSTETDNGYVSLDGRVTNRSSEEGLQLHEQRSDPLNRADEVCWNSHAKPTHTHTPRSTGLILASGNKEPASDEASSEEDPEASYSTLRRGVERMNSDSTLRNRKNTHHYKKHYAVEDVPKSGTSCSSRCSSLRTQDSESTRHESETEDLMWEDFLHCAECRSSCTSETEGEGGGTPVCPPAKKEYRDDPFHQGHVPWLHSSNPGLERVSAIVWEGNECKKADMSVLEISGMIMNRVNLYTPGIGYQVFGNMVAVTLGLTPFAYRLSQYCDLDQLTTLTANELLAVAMGGGCGSDASVITMVTLSFLVRVCLIWLFFFLLSVAERTYKQRLLFAKLFGHLTSARRARKSEVPHFRLKKVQNIKMWLSLRSYLKRRGPQRSVDVIVSSAFLLTLSVVFICCAQLLHVHETFLECHYNWELVIWCSSLSLFLLRFVTLGSETSKKYSNTSILLTEQINLYLKMEKKPNKKEELTLVNNVLKLATKLLKELDTPFRLYGLTMNPLLYNITQVVILSAVSGVISDLLGFNLKLWKIKS; the protein is encoded by the exons attGGCGCCTACGACCAGCAGATATGGGAGAAATCAGTGGAGCAGCGAGAAATAAAG TTTATTTCTCTG GGCTTGAGGAACAAGCCAAAGAAGACAGGACATGTCAAACCAGACCTTATAGACGTGGACTTGGTTAGAG GTTCGGCGTTCGCCAAGGCCAAACCAGAGAGTCCGTGGACGTCTCTGACCAGGAAGGGCATCGTCAGGGTCGTCTTCTTCCCGTTCTTTTACCGATGGTGGATCCAGGTCACCTCCAGAGCCATTTTCCTCTTACTGCTGGCTCTCTATCTGCTGCAAG tggcagcagcagtccTGTACGTGACCATCCCTCAGCCTCATGGGATACCGGCCACCGAGGTGTTTGGAGCCATCTGGCTCATGTTGCTTCTGGGCACCGTCCACTGTCAGATCGTCTCCACCAGGACCCCAAAACCTGTCTCCAGCGGCGGGGGGAAGAGACGCAG ATCTAAGAAGTCGAAGCTGTCCATTGACAAGTCGACAGAGACTGACAACGGCTACGTGTCTCTGGATGGCAGGGTGACCAATCGCAGCAGTGAGGAGGGGCTCCAGCTCCACGAGCAGCGAAGCGACCCGCTGAACAGAGCTGACGAGGTGTGCTGGAACTCTCACGCCAAGccgacacacactcacacaccccgCAGCACGGGACTGATCCTGGCAAGCGGCAATAAG GAGCCAGCATCTGATGAGGCGTCCAGCGAGGAGGACCCTGAAGCATCCTACAGCACCCTCCGGAGGGGAGTTGAAAGGATGAACAGTGACTCTACGCTGAGAAACCGCAAGAATACACACCACTACAAGAAACACTACGCTGtggag GATGTCCCCAAGTCCGGCACCAGCTGCAGCTCCAGATGTTCCAGCCTGAGGACTCAGGACTCGGAAAGCACTCGACATGAGTCCGAGACCGAGGACCTGATGTGGGAAGACTTCCTGCACTGTGCCGAGTGCAGATCATCCTGCACCTCAGAGACGG AGGGAGAAGGCGGAGGGACACCAGTCTGTCCTCCTGCTAAAAAGGAGTACAGAGACGACCCCTTCCATCAG GGTCATGTTCCCTGGCTGCACAGCTCCAACCCCGGTCTGGAGAGAGTGAGCGCCATCGTGTGGGAGGGAAATGAGTGCAAGAAGGCCGACATGTCCGTCCTGGAGATCAGCGGCATGATCATGAACAGA GTGAACCTCTACACTCCTGGTATCGGTTACCAGGTCTTTGGAAACATGGTCGCAGTGACGCTCGGCCTCACACCTTTTGCGTACAG GCTGTCTCAGTACTGCGACTTGGATCAGCTGACCACGCTCACAGCCAatgagctgctggctgtagcaaTGGGAGGCGGGTGTGGATCAGACGCCTCGGTCATCACCATGGTGACGCTCAGCTTCCTGGTGCGCGTCTGCCTTATAtggctcttcttcttcctgctcagCGTCGCAGAGAGGACCTACAAACAG AGGCTGCTGTTTGCCAAGCTGTTTGGTCACCTGACTTCAGCCCGCAGAGCCAGGAAGTCTGAAGTCCCTCATTTCAGACTGAAGAAAGTTCAAAACATCAAGATGTGGCTATCGCTACGCTCCTACCTCAAG AGGCGGGGTCCTCAGCGCTCAGTAGATGTGATTGTGTCGTCTGCCTTCCTGCTCACTCTGTCCGTCGTCTTCATCTGCTGCGCCCAG ctgctgcacgTCCATGAAACGTTCCTGGAGTGTCACTATAACTGGGAGCTGGTGATCTGGTGCTccagtctgtctctgttcctGCTCAGGTTCGTCACTCTGGGCTCCGAGACGAGCAAGAAGTACAGCAATACCTCCATACTGCTCACTGAACag ATCAACTTGTATctgaagatggagaagaagccAAACAAGAAAGAGGAACTGACACTGGTCAACAACGTCTTAAAACTGGCTACCAAACTACTCAAG GAGCTGGACACTCCTTTCAGGTTGTATGGTTTGACTATGAACCCTCTGCTCTACAACATCACCCAGGTGGTCATCCTGTCTGCGGTGTCGGGAGTCATATCTGACCTATTAGGGTTTAACCTGAAG CTGTGGAAGATCAAATCGTGA
- the LOC104924624 gene encoding putative homeodomain transcription factor 2 isoform X2, which produces MASKVKDAVVWYQKKIGAYDQQIWEKSVEQREIKGLRNKPKKTGHVKPDLIDVDLVRGSAFAKAKPESPWTSLTRKGIVRVVFFPFFYRWWIQVTSRAIFLLLLALYLLQVAAAVLYVTIPQPHGIPATEVFGAIWLMLLLGTVHCQIVSTRTPKPVSSGGGKRRRKLRKASQMEVHREGDGSSTTDNTQEGAPHSHSASTTYSLGALFQDFWHDICKAGSKKSKLSIDKSTETDNGYVSLDGRVTNRSSEEGLQLHEQRSDPLNRADEVCWNSHAKPTHTHTPRSTGLILASGNKEPASDEASSEEDPEASYSTLRRGVERMNSDSTLRNRKNTHHYKKHYAVEDVPKSGTSCSSRCSSLRTQDSESTRHESETEDLMWEDFLHCAECRSSCTSETEGEGGGTPVCPPAKKEYRDDPFHQGHVPWLHSSNPGLERVSAIVWEGNECKKADMSVLEISGMIMNRVNLYTPGIGYQVFGNMVAVTLGLTPFAYRLSQYCDLDQLTTLTANELLAVAMGGGCGSDASVITMVTLSFLVRVCLIWLFFFLLSVAERTYKQRLLFAKLFGHLTSARRARKSEVPHFRLKKVQNIKMWLSLRSYLKRRGPQRSVDVIVSSAFLLTLSVVFICCAQLLHVHETFLECHYNWELVIWCSSLSLFLLRFVTLGSETSKKYSNTSILLTEQINLYLKMEKKPNKKEELTLVNNVLKLATKLLKELDTPFRLYGLTMNPLLYNITQVVILSAVSGVISDLLGFNLKLWKIKS; this is translated from the exons attGGCGCCTACGACCAGCAGATATGGGAGAAATCAGTGGAGCAGCGAGAAATAAAG GGCTTGAGGAACAAGCCAAAGAAGACAGGACATGTCAAACCAGACCTTATAGACGTGGACTTGGTTAGAG GTTCGGCGTTCGCCAAGGCCAAACCAGAGAGTCCGTGGACGTCTCTGACCAGGAAGGGCATCGTCAGGGTCGTCTTCTTCCCGTTCTTTTACCGATGGTGGATCCAGGTCACCTCCAGAGCCATTTTCCTCTTACTGCTGGCTCTCTATCTGCTGCAAG tggcagcagcagtccTGTACGTGACCATCCCTCAGCCTCATGGGATACCGGCCACCGAGGTGTTTGGAGCCATCTGGCTCATGTTGCTTCTGGGCACCGTCCACTGTCAGATCGTCTCCACCAGGACCCCAAAACCTGTCTCCAGCGGCGGGGGGAAGAGACGCAG GAAGTTGAGGAAGGCATCTCAGATGGAGGTGCATAGGGAAGGCGACGGGTCTAGCACTACCGATAACACACAGGAGGGGGCGCCACACTCCCACTCAGCCAGCACCACATACAGCCTGGGCGCTCTCTTCCAAGATTTCTGGCATGATATCTGTAAAGCTGG ATCTAAGAAGTCGAAGCTGTCCATTGACAAGTCGACAGAGACTGACAACGGCTACGTGTCTCTGGATGGCAGGGTGACCAATCGCAGCAGTGAGGAGGGGCTCCAGCTCCACGAGCAGCGAAGCGACCCGCTGAACAGAGCTGACGAGGTGTGCTGGAACTCTCACGCCAAGccgacacacactcacacaccccgCAGCACGGGACTGATCCTGGCAAGCGGCAATAAG GAGCCAGCATCTGATGAGGCGTCCAGCGAGGAGGACCCTGAAGCATCCTACAGCACCCTCCGGAGGGGAGTTGAAAGGATGAACAGTGACTCTACGCTGAGAAACCGCAAGAATACACACCACTACAAGAAACACTACGCTGtggag GATGTCCCCAAGTCCGGCACCAGCTGCAGCTCCAGATGTTCCAGCCTGAGGACTCAGGACTCGGAAAGCACTCGACATGAGTCCGAGACCGAGGACCTGATGTGGGAAGACTTCCTGCACTGTGCCGAGTGCAGATCATCCTGCACCTCAGAGACGG AGGGAGAAGGCGGAGGGACACCAGTCTGTCCTCCTGCTAAAAAGGAGTACAGAGACGACCCCTTCCATCAG GGTCATGTTCCCTGGCTGCACAGCTCCAACCCCGGTCTGGAGAGAGTGAGCGCCATCGTGTGGGAGGGAAATGAGTGCAAGAAGGCCGACATGTCCGTCCTGGAGATCAGCGGCATGATCATGAACAGA GTGAACCTCTACACTCCTGGTATCGGTTACCAGGTCTTTGGAAACATGGTCGCAGTGACGCTCGGCCTCACACCTTTTGCGTACAG GCTGTCTCAGTACTGCGACTTGGATCAGCTGACCACGCTCACAGCCAatgagctgctggctgtagcaaTGGGAGGCGGGTGTGGATCAGACGCCTCGGTCATCACCATGGTGACGCTCAGCTTCCTGGTGCGCGTCTGCCTTATAtggctcttcttcttcctgctcagCGTCGCAGAGAGGACCTACAAACAG AGGCTGCTGTTTGCCAAGCTGTTTGGTCACCTGACTTCAGCCCGCAGAGCCAGGAAGTCTGAAGTCCCTCATTTCAGACTGAAGAAAGTTCAAAACATCAAGATGTGGCTATCGCTACGCTCCTACCTCAAG AGGCGGGGTCCTCAGCGCTCAGTAGATGTGATTGTGTCGTCTGCCTTCCTGCTCACTCTGTCCGTCGTCTTCATCTGCTGCGCCCAG ctgctgcacgTCCATGAAACGTTCCTGGAGTGTCACTATAACTGGGAGCTGGTGATCTGGTGCTccagtctgtctctgttcctGCTCAGGTTCGTCACTCTGGGCTCCGAGACGAGCAAGAAGTACAGCAATACCTCCATACTGCTCACTGAACag ATCAACTTGTATctgaagatggagaagaagccAAACAAGAAAGAGGAACTGACACTGGTCAACAACGTCTTAAAACTGGCTACCAAACTACTCAAG GAGCTGGACACTCCTTTCAGGTTGTATGGTTTGACTATGAACCCTCTGCTCTACAACATCACCCAGGTGGTCATCCTGTCTGCGGTGTCGGGAGTCATATCTGACCTATTAGGGTTTAACCTGAAG CTGTGGAAGATCAAATCGTGA
- the LOC104924624 gene encoding putative homeodomain transcription factor 2 isoform X1, with protein MASKVKDAVVWYQKKIGAYDQQIWEKSVEQREIKFISLGLRNKPKKTGHVKPDLIDVDLVRGSAFAKAKPESPWTSLTRKGIVRVVFFPFFYRWWIQVTSRAIFLLLLALYLLQVAAAVLYVTIPQPHGIPATEVFGAIWLMLLLGTVHCQIVSTRTPKPVSSGGGKRRRKLRKASQMEVHREGDGSSTTDNTQEGAPHSHSASTTYSLGALFQDFWHDICKAGSKKSKLSIDKSTETDNGYVSLDGRVTNRSSEEGLQLHEQRSDPLNRADEVCWNSHAKPTHTHTPRSTGLILASGNKEPASDEASSEEDPEASYSTLRRGVERMNSDSTLRNRKNTHHYKKHYAVEDVPKSGTSCSSRCSSLRTQDSESTRHESETEDLMWEDFLHCAECRSSCTSETEGEGGGTPVCPPAKKEYRDDPFHQGHVPWLHSSNPGLERVSAIVWEGNECKKADMSVLEISGMIMNRVNLYTPGIGYQVFGNMVAVTLGLTPFAYRLSQYCDLDQLTTLTANELLAVAMGGGCGSDASVITMVTLSFLVRVCLIWLFFFLLSVAERTYKQRLLFAKLFGHLTSARRARKSEVPHFRLKKVQNIKMWLSLRSYLKRRGPQRSVDVIVSSAFLLTLSVVFICCAQLLHVHETFLECHYNWELVIWCSSLSLFLLRFVTLGSETSKKYSNTSILLTEQINLYLKMEKKPNKKEELTLVNNVLKLATKLLKELDTPFRLYGLTMNPLLYNITQVVILSAVSGVISDLLGFNLKLWKIKS; from the exons attGGCGCCTACGACCAGCAGATATGGGAGAAATCAGTGGAGCAGCGAGAAATAAAG TTTATTTCTCTG GGCTTGAGGAACAAGCCAAAGAAGACAGGACATGTCAAACCAGACCTTATAGACGTGGACTTGGTTAGAG GTTCGGCGTTCGCCAAGGCCAAACCAGAGAGTCCGTGGACGTCTCTGACCAGGAAGGGCATCGTCAGGGTCGTCTTCTTCCCGTTCTTTTACCGATGGTGGATCCAGGTCACCTCCAGAGCCATTTTCCTCTTACTGCTGGCTCTCTATCTGCTGCAAG tggcagcagcagtccTGTACGTGACCATCCCTCAGCCTCATGGGATACCGGCCACCGAGGTGTTTGGAGCCATCTGGCTCATGTTGCTTCTGGGCACCGTCCACTGTCAGATCGTCTCCACCAGGACCCCAAAACCTGTCTCCAGCGGCGGGGGGAAGAGACGCAG GAAGTTGAGGAAGGCATCTCAGATGGAGGTGCATAGGGAAGGCGACGGGTCTAGCACTACCGATAACACACAGGAGGGGGCGCCACACTCCCACTCAGCCAGCACCACATACAGCCTGGGCGCTCTCTTCCAAGATTTCTGGCATGATATCTGTAAAGCTGG ATCTAAGAAGTCGAAGCTGTCCATTGACAAGTCGACAGAGACTGACAACGGCTACGTGTCTCTGGATGGCAGGGTGACCAATCGCAGCAGTGAGGAGGGGCTCCAGCTCCACGAGCAGCGAAGCGACCCGCTGAACAGAGCTGACGAGGTGTGCTGGAACTCTCACGCCAAGccgacacacactcacacaccccgCAGCACGGGACTGATCCTGGCAAGCGGCAATAAG GAGCCAGCATCTGATGAGGCGTCCAGCGAGGAGGACCCTGAAGCATCCTACAGCACCCTCCGGAGGGGAGTTGAAAGGATGAACAGTGACTCTACGCTGAGAAACCGCAAGAATACACACCACTACAAGAAACACTACGCTGtggag GATGTCCCCAAGTCCGGCACCAGCTGCAGCTCCAGATGTTCCAGCCTGAGGACTCAGGACTCGGAAAGCACTCGACATGAGTCCGAGACCGAGGACCTGATGTGGGAAGACTTCCTGCACTGTGCCGAGTGCAGATCATCCTGCACCTCAGAGACGG AGGGAGAAGGCGGAGGGACACCAGTCTGTCCTCCTGCTAAAAAGGAGTACAGAGACGACCCCTTCCATCAG GGTCATGTTCCCTGGCTGCACAGCTCCAACCCCGGTCTGGAGAGAGTGAGCGCCATCGTGTGGGAGGGAAATGAGTGCAAGAAGGCCGACATGTCCGTCCTGGAGATCAGCGGCATGATCATGAACAGA GTGAACCTCTACACTCCTGGTATCGGTTACCAGGTCTTTGGAAACATGGTCGCAGTGACGCTCGGCCTCACACCTTTTGCGTACAG GCTGTCTCAGTACTGCGACTTGGATCAGCTGACCACGCTCACAGCCAatgagctgctggctgtagcaaTGGGAGGCGGGTGTGGATCAGACGCCTCGGTCATCACCATGGTGACGCTCAGCTTCCTGGTGCGCGTCTGCCTTATAtggctcttcttcttcctgctcagCGTCGCAGAGAGGACCTACAAACAG AGGCTGCTGTTTGCCAAGCTGTTTGGTCACCTGACTTCAGCCCGCAGAGCCAGGAAGTCTGAAGTCCCTCATTTCAGACTGAAGAAAGTTCAAAACATCAAGATGTGGCTATCGCTACGCTCCTACCTCAAG AGGCGGGGTCCTCAGCGCTCAGTAGATGTGATTGTGTCGTCTGCCTTCCTGCTCACTCTGTCCGTCGTCTTCATCTGCTGCGCCCAG ctgctgcacgTCCATGAAACGTTCCTGGAGTGTCACTATAACTGGGAGCTGGTGATCTGGTGCTccagtctgtctctgttcctGCTCAGGTTCGTCACTCTGGGCTCCGAGACGAGCAAGAAGTACAGCAATACCTCCATACTGCTCACTGAACag ATCAACTTGTATctgaagatggagaagaagccAAACAAGAAAGAGGAACTGACACTGGTCAACAACGTCTTAAAACTGGCTACCAAACTACTCAAG GAGCTGGACACTCCTTTCAGGTTGTATGGTTTGACTATGAACCCTCTGCTCTACAACATCACCCAGGTGGTCATCCTGTCTGCGGTGTCGGGAGTCATATCTGACCTATTAGGGTTTAACCTGAAG CTGTGGAAGATCAAATCGTGA